The Photobacterium sp. TY1-4 DNA window TCATGATCTTAATACGTTAAAAATTGAGGATAAATTTGAGTCACTTTCAGAGTTAATGCTTAAAGCTTGAACATTCTTAACACCAACCTATAATAACCGCAATGATAACCATTTACATTAACAACAATGACTGAATTGAAAACATCTGCGGTTTCCCCTCTCCTGAATCCCCGAATACCAGCACAAGTTTCATTTCTGTCTGATGTTTTCACCGGCAGGGTCGTCAGGCTGATCAGCCTGGGAGTTGCCGTGCTGGTTGCCTGCGCGCTGAGCCTGTTTCTGGGGTCCAAAAATATATCGCCGGGCACGGTGGCCGATATTCTCGCCGGTCAGGTCAACACCACAGAAAGCCTCATCGTGCTGGAAAGCCGCCTGCCGAGAACCGTAGCGGGATTGCTCGTGGGGGCTGCGCTGGCTGTTTCGGGCTGCCTGATCCAGTCCATCACCCGCAACCCGCTCGCTGATCCGGGCATTCTCGGGGTGAACGCCGGGGCAAGCTTTTTTGTGTTGGCGGGCGTCCTTTTCCTGGGCAACCAGGGGATCTCGGAACACTTGTGGTTCGCCTTTGTCGGCGCCATGGCGACCAGTGTGTTTGTCTACTTTATCGGCACGTATAAAGAGGCCAAGGTCAATCCGCTGAAAATCACCCTCGCGGGGGTGGCGATCGGGGCATTGCTTGCCGGGATCTCATCTTCCATCACACTGATGAGCCCCGAAGCTTTCGATCAGATGCGCTTTTGGGATGCCGGCTCACTCGATATCCGGGATCTGTCGCTCGCCACCATCGCGTTGCCACCGATTCTGCTCGGGCTGATCGCAGCTCTCGCGATTTCACCCGCCCTGGATAATCTCGCGCTTGGGGAAGATGTTGCGCAAGGCTTGGGGACCAATGTCCGACTGGTGCAACTGACCGCCTTGTGCGCGATCGCCTTGCTGTGCGGGAGTTCAACGGCCATCGCGGGGCCGATTGGCTTCGTTGGCTTAATGATCCCGCATATTGCCCGGAGACTGGCCGGCCCCAACCAGCTCTGGATCACGCTGTATTCCATCGGCCTGGGGCCGCTGCTGATCTTAAGTGCCGATATTCTCGGCCGAATCATCGCGACCAATGAAATTCGCGTCTCCATCGTCACGGCTTTCGTCGGCGCACCTGTGCTGATTTACCTGGCGCGTAAAGTCACCTCTTTCGGCAAACTCTAATGCACCCATCCAAATCCATCTTAATCGGCAGCCAGACCGGCTGTTACAATCTTCTGATCTCACGGCGCACCCTGATGTGGTGTTTGGCGCTGGTGTTGGCAACCCTGATGGTCGCCATGATCACGCTGTCAACCGGACAGCTCAAAACCACATGGACCGAGCTGTCCCAGGTTATCTGGGGCGAAGGGGATCCGTTTCTGTCCACGGTGATTCTGGAGTGGCGCTTACCCCGACTGACATCAAGCCTGCTCTTTGGCGCGGCACTGGGAGTCAGCGGCGCGCTGTTTCAGTCCCTGATCCGCAACCCGTTGGGCAGCCCTGATGTGATCGGGTTTAATACCGGTGCTTATACGGGCGCTTTAGTCGTCATCATCGAGTTTGGCGGCAACTACTTCCAAATTGCATTCGGCGCGATTGCCGGCGGCATCATGTGCGCAGGTCTGGTTTATGTGCTGGCCTTTAAACAGGGCGTGCAAGGCTTTAGGCTCATCATTATCGGCATTGGTGTCAGCGCCATGCTGGGCGCATTCAATAGCTGGCTGATGGTGTCGAGCAGCCTGGAAACCGCGATGACAGCAGCGCTTTGGGGGGCGGGGTCGCTCAATGGCCTCAGTTGGGGCAAAGTGATGCCCGCTTTCCTGTTTATTGCATTGGCCCTGATGGCTGCGGCCATGCTTGCCCGGCAGATGAACATCCTCGAAATGGGCGACGACAGCGCCAATATGCTCGGGGTCGACAGTGAAAAGATCCGGCGGCTGGCGATGTTGTTTGGCGTCATTTTAACCGCGGCCGTCACTGCTGCGGCCGGTCCGATTTCGTTCATCGCCCTGGTGGCGCCGCAACTGGCGAAAAAGCTCACCCGGGAAGGCGGCGTCGCCATCATCCCTTCCGCTTTCATGGGTGCCATGCTGCTGACCCTGTCCGACTTTGCCGCTTCAAACCTGATCGCGCCCAACCAGTTACCCGTTGGGATGGTCACCATCAGCATTGGCGGCTTCTATCTGATCTATCTTTTGATTCAACAATCAGGAAATTAATGTTTTGACGGATGTACCACACGCGCCGCCCCCAAGCCAACACCGCCTGAGAGCCGAAAACATTACCCTCGGCTATCAAGAAACGCTGATCGCCCAGGCTTTATCCCTCGATATCCCGGATCAGCAGTTTACGGTGATTTTAGGACCGAACGGATGCGGCAAGTCGACATTGCTTCGCGGGCTCAGCAGGCTGTTAACGCCGCGGGAAGGAAGCATCACCTTTGACGGCAAACAGCTGGACCATTATCCGCGCCACGAACTGGCAAAGCTGCTGGGGTTGCTGCCTCAGTCGGCCATTGCACCCGGCGGCGTCACGGTCCATGATCTGGTTGCCAGAGGGCGCTTCCCGCATCAGTCATTCCTGCGCCGCTGGACGGCGGCAGATGAGCAGGCCGTGCGCGCCGCCATTGCCGCGACACAAATTGAGCCGCTGCTGGAACAGAGCGTGGAGTCCTTATCCGGCGGGCAACGCCAGCGGGTCTGGGTGGCGATGGTGCTGGCCCAGGACACGCCCTATCTATTGCTGGACGAGCCCACCACATACTTAGATATCGCCCACCAAATTGAGCTGCTTGAACTGTTCAAAACCCTGAATCAGCAACAAGGCCGGACCATTGTCGCCGTCCTGCACGACCTGAATCACGCGTGCCGGTATGCCGATCACCTGGTGGTGATGAAATCGGGTGAGATCATCGCCCAGGGCGCCCCAAAGCAGATCATTACCGAAACCCTCATCAAGGAGGTGTATGGCCTGAACAGTGTCATTCTGGATGATCCCCTGACGCATACCCCGCTGGTGTTACCGAACACGCTTTAGGGTTCACCGGCTCAAACCCAAAAGACGTCTTCCTGAAAGACCAGCACCAGAGAGACCAAGTGCCTGAGAGGCAAAACCCCGGAAAGACGAAGCCCCTGAAAGGCGATGCTTCTGACTGAAGCCGGCAGCAATACAAAAAAACCAGCACGAACGCTGGTTTTTGTTTTTGTCACTGCAAGGTCGGGTGCTGACTGAGCAGCCGATTGAGCTGCTCTCCGATGTCACCGACATTTTCATGCGCGATCATGTCGTCATGCGAGCAGTCGAAGAAATGCTTGTCTAACTGCGATAAGAACGGCTGCCAGTGCCGGTCAACGTCATAGTCGTCCGGAAGGGTCCGCCGGGCAATGAACAGGTCCACTCGCCCATCGTAGTGAGACGAGCGCGCCCCCGATAATAACCGCACGGCATCTTCATAACTGGCCGTAATGTCTTGCAACATCTCCGCCCTTTGCTGCGCCAGCTCCTCATCGGCATCCGTTTCGTCACTCGCGGCAAGGAACAGCGCTTTTTCCCGTTCAATCTCGCCCCGGACTTCTTCACTCAATGGTCCGTCCCAATCCTGGCTTTCCGGCGGATAGGTATCGAGCAGCCCCAGAAACGCCACTTCTTCGCCTTGCTGTTGCAACATCACCGCCAGAGTGTGCGCCACCGTGCCCCCGAAGGAATAGCCCAGTAAATAATAAGGGCCTTGCGGTTGCACCTGCTTCAACGCTTTCATGTACATTTCACAGGTCTCTTCCATGTCTTTCCCCGTCGCGATTGGCCCGTCGGGACGCGGCGACTGCAAGCCGACAATCGGGTAAGTGCCCCCTAAATGCTTCGGTAAACCCGTGTATTGCCAGGCAAAGCCCGATGCCGAGTTAATACAGATTAACGCCGGTCCGTTCCCGCCCCGGATTGGCAACACTTCCCCATACCCGGCTGACTCCGGTGCCTGAAGCGCGTCTTCATCCTGCAGCAGCAACGCCAGTTTCTCGACCGTCGGATTAACCATAATTTGTCCGACCGTGACCGGAACTGCTAACTCGCGCCGGATATCTGCTGCCAGCTTCATGGCCATCAAGGAATGACCGCCCATCGCAAAGAAGTCATCTTCCGCAGTAAGCGTTTCGATCCCCAGCACCTCGGCAAAAATCGCAGCCAACTGGGTTTCAAGACCCAGGTGAGCGGTACGCCCCGTCCCGGAGGCAATCTCACTTGGCAGCGGCAACGCTTTGCGATCCAACTTGCCGTTGGCACTCAGCGGAAACTCCGCCATCACCAGCACGGCAACCGGCACCATGTGGGCCGGTAAATGCTCAGCCAACTGCGCGCGTAAGGCCTCCCCGTCCGTTTGTGCGTCGTCGTTTAAAATCACGTAACCCACCAACTGCCGGTCATCGGCACCGGCCATTTTGGTTTCAGCACCCAGCGCTTTGGCGCAGACCAGGGCCTGCTTCACGCCACCGCATGACTGGAGTGCAGTTTCGATCTCGCCAAGCTCAATTCGCTGGCCGCGGATTTTCAACTGATCATCGCTGCGGCCCAGGTATTCGATTTTGCCGGAAGGCAGCCAGCGCACGACATCGCCTGTGCGGTACATCCGCTCCCCGGAGCGGAATGGATTCGCGATAAAGCGGTCTGCCGTCAGTGCGCTCCGATTGAGGTAGCCGATTGCCAACTGATCGCCCGCCAGATAGAGCTCCCCGGGAACCCCGATTGCCGCTTCGCGCAGGAAACTGTCCAGCACATAGACCTGGGTATTCCACACCGGCAGGCCAATCGGCACACTGTTGCCGAGGCTTTCCGCCATCGGCTCACCAAATGCAGGGCAATAGGTCACGTCGACGGCGGCCTCGGTCGGGCCGTAAAGGTTATGCAGCGGCGCATGAATCCATTTCCCGTACGCCTGAGACAGCGCTTTCGACAGCGCCTCACCCGAGCAAAAGACGCGTTGCAGGCTCGGGACAACGGTATCGCCGGCCGCCGCACTTGCATCCAGGGATGCCACGAAGGCCGCCAGCATCGACGGCACAAAGTGCAGGGTGGTGATCTTGTAGTCATCGATGATTTGACGCAGCCACTCCGGATCTTTATGGGATTCAGGCGGCGCCATAACGAGGCTCGCGCCCTGGATCAGCGGCCAGAAGAACTCCCACACCGACACATCAAAACTGCACGGCGTTTTTTGCAGCACCACATCATCAGGGGTGAGCTGGTATTCAAACTGCATCCATTGCAGCCGGTTCACAATGGCTTGATGCGAGACCAGCACGCCTTTCGGATTGCCCGTCGACCCCGAGGTATAAATGATATAGGCCCCCTGTTCCGGCGAGAGCGGCTGGTGCGTGATGTCGCTGACATCGGTTGGCTCAGGCAGCGTATCGAGGATCAGCAATTCTGCCAGCCCGTCAAAACGCGACTGAAACTCGGAGGTGGTGATGATCAGCTTGGGTTTCGCATCACCGACCATGTATGCCAGCCGTTCATCCGGATAACTGACATCCAGCGGTAAGTAAGCGCCCCCGCACTCGAGAATGCTGTTTAATGCCAGACTCAGCTTAGCGCTTCTCGGCAGCGCGACAGCGACGATGTCCCCGACGCCCACGCCATGCCTGACCAGCAAATTCGCCATCGCCGTTACTTGCCGGCGCATGTCCCGGTAAGTCAATTGGTACTCACTATCAATGAGTGCAATACGCTCCGGCGTCCGCGCCGCTTGCACCGCCATCAAGGATTGCAGCGTGTCGTTACTGACCTCCGCCTGAGTTTGGTTCACTCGCTGCTGGAGGGCGACTTCTTCATTCAGTCGTAAATCGAGCTGCGTGAGCGGCAGATCAGGATGGTCAATCACCGCCTGCAGCAGGTTTTCAAACCGTTGCACCACCTGCCGGGCAATCCCGACGGTGTCGCGGTATTCGAACAGGATCTGGATTTGCTCGCCCGGCAGCACCAGGATCGTGAGCGGGTAGTGCGTATAGCCCCGATTGTGGATCTGCGTCAGTCGGGCACCGGCATAATCCTGCTGATACCAGTCGGTGTGGTCCGGGTAGTTCTCCACCACCAGCAAAGTGTCAAACAAGGTTTCACCGCCAGCGAGCTGCTGGATTTCACCCAGGCCCAGTTCATCGCGTTCAATCAGCTGGATCTGAACTTCCTGATGTGCTTTTAATTGCGCCAGCAGGCTCTGGTTGGCGTGGAGCTTCATGCGCACCGGAATGGTGTTACTGAACAAACCGACATGCTCATCGATGCCCTTCACGTCCCCGAATCGGCCCGACACCGGGGTCCCGAAGACCACATCTTCACGCCCGGTCATCATCCCGAGGATGCTGGACCAAACCCCTTGCATCAGTGAGTTCATGGTCAGGCCCGATCGGCGGAGTAACTGGTTCAGTTGCTGCGTTTTTTCAGCAGAGATGATCAGTTCATGCTCCTGGACCTGCGCTGCAACCGGCACCTCCTCAAACGCAAGGGTCGGATGAACATCTTGCAACACATCGCGCCACAGTGCTTCTGCCGCCGTTTTATCGCGTTGCTTCAACCGGCTGACGACATCCGCGTAGCTTGCAGAGACCTTGGGCAGTGCTACACTGCCGCTGGCATACGCGGTCAGGAAATCGCCCAATAATATCGGCGTCGACCAGCCGTCAACCACCAGGTGGTGCGCCGAGAGATACAAGGTGCTGAGGTCCTGTCCGTGATGGATCAGCGTCGCATTCAGCAATGACTGCTCGGGATGGGTGAGATCAAACTGGCGTACCAGCTCTTTCGTTTCAATCGCGACCATCGCAGCCTGCTGCGCTTCAGCACTCTGCTGTCGTAAATCAACAGATTCGATCGGCCACGACACCCGGTGATGCGGCATCAGCTGCACCGTGCGACCCAGGATACTACTGTCAAACTTCGCCAGCAGTTGCGGATGGCGATCGATCACCGCATCCAGTGCTTGCTGAACGCGCGATAGGGTCACTTCGCCCTGGAAAGTGAGCCGGGTCGTCGAGTTGTAATGGCTGTTTTCATCCCCGATTTGCGACTGGAACAGTAGCCCTTCCTGGAGCGGCAGCGCAGGGAGAAGATCGGCAACCCGGCCATAGCGCTCGGTAAACGCCTGTGCATCCATCAGGGTAATGCCGGTTTCGGTATATTCCGCAGGCACTTGTAAGGCCAGGCTCGGATCGTCACAGTTCGACAACCATGCCACCAGCGCAGTAAGTGCTTGCTCGATGCCCTCCCCAATCGCATCGATCTCTTCGCTGCTGAATTTGGCCTCATTCCACGACCAGTTCAGGGCAAATTTCGGCCCGCCGTCGGACTCATCAATGAAGATGTTCAGCTCTAGCTCGTGTTGTAGCGCACACTCACTATCGAGCGCGACAGCAAAGGTATCGGCAAACTTACCCGAGCGGCTCAGCGGCATCCATGGCTCCGGCGCCGCGGCATCCTGAGTCTGCTCAAAGCGCCCGAGGTAGTTGAACAGCAAGGCCGCTTTGTTTCCCTGAGACAGCGCCCGTAATTCCTCACGATACGGGTTCTCCAGATACCGAAGCGCCATGTAGCCGAGCCCTTTGTCTTTGACGCTTCGCTTGGCTTGCTTGACGGCCATGATCAGATCCGGAATGGCGCCCTGACCCGGCAAATCAATCACCAACGGATACTCGGTCGTAAACCACCCCAGGGTCTGGCTCAGGTTCAACCCCGGATCAAATTCTTCCCGGCCATGCGACTCGACATTCACCTTCAGGGCATTTCGTTGGTATGTCGCACCGAGCACAGAGGTCACCGACGCCAGCAGCAGTTCATCGATATCCAGCGCGGCAGACGACTGACTGTGGGTTAACACCGCTTGGGTTAGCGCACTGGACAGGAGCACCCGGCGATGGACCGCCTTGCCGGGATCTACCGGGGCTTTTAACGGCGCGACCGAACGCGCTTCCAGCTGACGCCAGTGATCCAGCTGGCTCGCCAGATTGCCTAAGTGCTGATAGAGGGCTTTGGACCAGGTATTGATCCCGGTCACTTCACCCGCAAGGTCGACCTGATCCCCGTTCACTTGAGCACGGGTGAGGGCTTTCAGCTGCGGTAAAGCGATCCGCCACGACACGCCGTCAATAATCAGGTGGTGCGCCAGGATCATGAGCCCGCGACGGCCGTTCGGATCGCTCAGCATCACCAGCTGTAACAGTTGCCCCGACCCGAGTGACACACGCTTGCTGGCATGTTCAAAGATCTCGTCCAGCGGCGCGGTAGCCATGGCATCCACCGACACCGAATCCAGCCAACGCTGTACATCCAGCGCCTTCACAGGCGCAATCACATATTGCGTCCCTTGCTTCACCAGTCGGCATGCCGCGTTGAGAGCAACCCATTGTGCCAGCGCGGCTTGCAGATGCTGCTGCGTAACCTCAGGTTCAATCTCGACAAACACCCCCTGAACATAACGGGTCTCTTCCGAGAAGGTCTCTTCAAACCAGTTCCACATCGGCAAGGGTTGAATGTCGCCATCCTGGTTGATGTCCGCCTGGTTCTGCAGCGGCTGCATCAATGCGGCCATCGCGCCCAGCTCACGGGCGGCAAAAATCTCTCTGGATCGCAGCTCATATCCAGACTTTCGCAGCAAGGTTCCCAACCCCATCGCGGAAATACTGTCACCGCCCAGATTGAAGAAATCATCTGAGGTGCCAACCTCAGCAACCCCGAGCAGTTCGCCCACCGCCTCACACAATGTCTGCTCAGCTTTCGTCTGCGGTGCAACCCGTTCACCGCGGGAGGCAAACACAGGTTTGGGTAATGCCTTGCGGTCGATCTTGCCGTTCACGTTGAGCGCGAACGCATCCAGGATCACCAAAGCCGCAGGCACCATATATTCAGGCAGCGTGCTGGCCAGGGTTGCCAACAAGGTTTGCTCATCCAGAGCCGCTTTCGCCGCACTGACCAGGGTGCAGTAAGCAATAAGCCGATGTGATTCACCGAAGCGCTCGGCGATCACCACCGTGGTGTCGACCCCTGCCACCGCATTGATAGCACTTTCGACATCGCCCAGCTCAATCCGGAATCCGCGGATTTTCACTTGATCATCGCTCCGGCCGATGAAATCCAGCTGGCCGTTATCCCGCCATTTCACCAGATCGCCGGTGCGATACATCACTTGACCGTGTTCAAACGGGTTGGCCACGAACCGCTCCGCCGTCATACCCGCCTGGTTAAGATAGCCTTTAGCCAGGCCCGCACCAGCCAGGTATAACTCGCCGACCACACCGACGGGAACCTGAGCCAGCTGCGGATCCAGCACATAAGCCCGGGCATTCAGGATCGGTCGCCCGATCACCGGGGTGCCGTCAGCCGTCAGCGGCGCGCTCACCGCATCTACGGTAAACTCCGTCGGGCCATAGAAATTTTCTACCAGTAGTTCTGGAAATGCCTGCACTCTCGACCACAGTTTTTCGGGAACGGCTTCACTGCCGATCAGCACCAGCGCAGGCACATGACCGGCATCCATGAGTCCGCTGTCCAGCATTTGGCTGAACAAGGACGGCGGTAAATCCAGGGCGTCGATCTGATCTTGCTGCACGCGATCGACCAGTTCATATGCATCTTTGCGCTTTTCGTCATCGTACAAGTAGAGCGTATGCCCGCACAGCATCCAAATGACTTGCTCCCAGGAGGCATCAAATGAGAAAGACGTTGTGTGCGCGGCACGAACCTGAACCTCACCCTCAGCGCACTGCCGTTTCTCTGCAATCTGGCGAATTGCCTTGGCAAACACCGAGTTCTGGTGTGAATGAAGCAGGTTCAGCAGCGCCCCGTGCGTATTCATCACGCCCTTCGGCTTGCCGGTTGAGCCTGAGGTGAAAACGATATAAGCCACATCAGACGGATCAATGTCCGGGCCGGAGCGACAGGTAGCATTGCAATTGACCAGCTCTGTCAGCGTGATGCAGCGTGCCAGGGAGCGCCATTCAAGGCCCTCAACCTCTTCAACAATCACGCCCCAGGGTTGCGCCTGCTCGAGGATGGTTTCAATACGCTCCTGCGGATAATCCAAATCAATCGGAAGATAGACCGCGCCACAGCGCAATACTGCCAGCATCGTGATCATGGTTTGTGGGCCGCGGGGCAATGCCACACCGACGATGGTGCCTTGTCCGGCACCGAGGGCCATGAGCTGCTGCGCCCGGGCCTCAATCGCCTGGCTGAGCGCTGCAAACGTCCAGCTTTGCTGAGCAAAATTCAGCGCCACAGTGTCAGGCTTCAACCGGACCTGACGCGCAAACACATCCAGCACCGTCTGATCTTCTGTGATATCCAGCGCCGGGCCCTGAGACCACTGTGCAATATCCGCTTGCTCGCCTGGCGGAACCAGCGCCAGATCGCTTAACGCCACATCAGGATTGGCCGCAATTTGCTCAACCATGTAGGCAAAGCGACGGGCGTGCAACGCCAACGCGCGTGGTGAGTATTTCGCCGCATTGGCCGTCAACGTGAGACTGAGCGCGTTATGGCTCTTTACGTTTGGGTTCTTTGCGTGATCGTTCTTTGCGTTTTGGTTCTCTGCATTTGGAGCCAACGCCGGCGAAAATTCAATCTCATCAATCGGCCCGGCCGACAGAATATGCGTTTTGCCGGGGATACCGGCCAAATCGATGTTGTCCGCAAATGGTTTGAAGTTGAGCACCGGTCCGTA harbors:
- a CDS encoding iron chelate uptake ABC transporter family permease subunit encodes the protein MLVACALSLFLGSKNISPGTVADILAGQVNTTESLIVLESRLPRTVAGLLVGAALAVSGCLIQSITRNPLADPGILGVNAGASFFVLAGVLFLGNQGISEHLWFAFVGAMATSVFVYFIGTYKEAKVNPLKITLAGVAIGALLAGISSSITLMSPEAFDQMRFWDAGSLDIRDLSLATIALPPILLGLIAALAISPALDNLALGEDVAQGLGTNVRLVQLTALCAIALLCGSSTAIAGPIGFVGLMIPHIARRLAGPNQLWITLYSIGLGPLLILSADILGRIIATNEIRVSIVTAFVGAPVLIYLARKVTSFGKL
- the fepG gene encoding iron-enterobactin ABC transporter permease, with amino-acid sequence MHPSKSILIGSQTGCYNLLISRRTLMWCLALVLATLMVAMITLSTGQLKTTWTELSQVIWGEGDPFLSTVILEWRLPRLTSSLLFGAALGVSGALFQSLIRNPLGSPDVIGFNTGAYTGALVVIIEFGGNYFQIAFGAIAGGIMCAGLVYVLAFKQGVQGFRLIIIGIGVSAMLGAFNSWLMVSSSLETAMTAALWGAGSLNGLSWGKVMPAFLFIALALMAAAMLARQMNILEMGDDSANMLGVDSEKIRRLAMLFGVILTAAVTAAAGPISFIALVAPQLAKKLTREGGVAIIPSAFMGAMLLTLSDFAASNLIAPNQLPVGMVTISIGGFYLIYLLIQQSGN
- a CDS encoding ABC transporter ATP-binding protein, which codes for MAQALSLDIPDQQFTVILGPNGCGKSTLLRGLSRLLTPREGSITFDGKQLDHYPRHELAKLLGLLPQSAIAPGGVTVHDLVARGRFPHQSFLRRWTAADEQAVRAAIAATQIEPLLEQSVESLSGGQRQRVWVAMVLAQDTPYLLLDEPTTYLDIAHQIELLELFKTLNQQQGRTIVAVLHDLNHACRYADHLVVMKSGEIIAQGAPKQIITETLIKEVYGLNSVILDDPLTHTPLVLPNTL
- a CDS encoding non-ribosomal peptide synthetase; the encoded protein is MQNHDVQEELWPLVGTQQGIWFAQQVMPNPAEFNVAHYTEIFGDIDQAQFAKAVNAGIAAADSLHCRYVENDGEIKQQFSRPSVAIDALEILDFSQAASPHDAAVAWMKEDLATTVDLQSEAPRYRHCLIDVGEDGAPKWLWYQRYHHLDVDGFSFHGITEHIIREYNHAKHATGGPAPFGAFTAVIAEHQQFKESAQYQKAQQFWQDYAGALPEIPSLVTGGRRHDAIGVEKYSIDLAGGAWLSREGNNILPSEFAMSLVFAYLHRVTGNNHLCVGFPLMRRIGRAAGAAGAVVNVLPLSLSLDPGMTIAEVAALMNRSIRDIRRHQMYDAEQIQRDLGKVGQPLYGPVLNFKPFADNIDLAGIPGKTHILSAGPIDEIEFSPALAPNAENQNAKNDHAKNPNVKSHNALSLTLTANAAKYSPRALALHARRFAYMVEQIAANPDVALSDLALVPPGEQADIAQWSQGPALDITEDQTVLDVFARQVRLKPDTVALNFAQQSWTFAALSQAIEARAQQLMALGAGQGTIVGVALPRGPQTMITMLAVLRCGAVYLPIDLDYPQERIETILEQAQPWGVIVEEVEGLEWRSLARCITLTELVNCNATCRSGPDIDPSDVAYIVFTSGSTGKPKGVMNTHGALLNLLHSHQNSVFAKAIRQIAEKRQCAEGEVQVRAAHTTSFSFDASWEQVIWMLCGHTLYLYDDEKRKDAYELVDRVQQDQIDALDLPPSLFSQMLDSGLMDAGHVPALVLIGSEAVPEKLWSRVQAFPELLVENFYGPTEFTVDAVSAPLTADGTPVIGRPILNARAYVLDPQLAQVPVGVVGELYLAGAGLAKGYLNQAGMTAERFVANPFEHGQVMYRTGDLVKWRDNGQLDFIGRSDDQVKIRGFRIELGDVESAINAVAGVDTTVVIAERFGESHRLIAYCTLVSAAKAALDEQTLLATLASTLPEYMVPAALVILDAFALNVNGKIDRKALPKPVFASRGERVAPQTKAEQTLCEAVGELLGVAEVGTSDDFFNLGGDSISAMGLGTLLRKSGYELRSREIFAARELGAMAALMQPLQNQADINQDGDIQPLPMWNWFEETFSEETRYVQGVFVEIEPEVTQQHLQAALAQWVALNAACRLVKQGTQYVIAPVKALDVQRWLDSVSVDAMATAPLDEIFEHASKRVSLGSGQLLQLVMLSDPNGRRGLMILAHHLIIDGVSWRIALPQLKALTRAQVNGDQVDLAGEVTGINTWSKALYQHLGNLASQLDHWRQLEARSVAPLKAPVDPGKAVHRRVLLSSALTQAVLTHSQSSAALDIDELLLASVTSVLGATYQRNALKVNVESHGREEFDPGLNLSQTLGWFTTEYPLVIDLPGQGAIPDLIMAVKQAKRSVKDKGLGYMALRYLENPYREELRALSQGNKAALLFNYLGRFEQTQDAAAPEPWMPLSRSGKFADTFAVALDSECALQHELELNIFIDESDGGPKFALNWSWNEAKFSSEEIDAIGEGIEQALTALVAWLSNCDDPSLALQVPAEYTETGITLMDAQAFTERYGRVADLLPALPLQEGLLFQSQIGDENSHYNSTTRLTFQGEVTLSRVQQALDAVIDRHPQLLAKFDSSILGRTVQLMPHHRVSWPIESVDLRQQSAEAQQAAMVAIETKELVRQFDLTHPEQSLLNATLIHHGQDLSTLYLSAHHLVVDGWSTPILLGDFLTAYASGSVALPKVSASYADVVSRLKQRDKTAAEALWRDVLQDVHPTLAFEEVPVAAQVQEHELIISAEKTQQLNQLLRRSGLTMNSLMQGVWSSILGMMTGREDVVFGTPVSGRFGDVKGIDEHVGLFSNTIPVRMKLHANQSLLAQLKAHQEVQIQLIERDELGLGEIQQLAGGETLFDTLLVVENYPDHTDWYQQDYAGARLTQIHNRGYTHYPLTILVLPGEQIQILFEYRDTVGIARQVVQRFENLLQAVIDHPDLPLTQLDLRLNEEVALQQRVNQTQAEVSNDTLQSLMAVQAARTPERIALIDSEYQLTYRDMRRQVTAMANLLVRHGVGVGDIVAVALPRSAKLSLALNSILECGGAYLPLDVSYPDERLAYMVGDAKPKLIITTSEFQSRFDGLAELLILDTLPEPTDVSDITHQPLSPEQGAYIIYTSGSTGNPKGVLVSHQAIVNRLQWMQFEYQLTPDDVVLQKTPCSFDVSVWEFFWPLIQGASLVMAPPESHKDPEWLRQIIDDYKITTLHFVPSMLAAFVASLDASAAAGDTVVPSLQRVFCSGEALSKALSQAYGKWIHAPLHNLYGPTEAAVDVTYCPAFGEPMAESLGNSVPIGLPVWNTQVYVLDSFLREAAIGVPGELYLAGDQLAIGYLNRSALTADRFIANPFRSGERMYRTGDVVRWLPSGKIEYLGRSDDQLKIRGQRIELGEIETALQSCGGVKQALVCAKALGAETKMAGADDRQLVGYVILNDDAQTDGEALRAQLAEHLPAHMVPVAVLVMAEFPLSANGKLDRKALPLPSEIASGTGRTAHLGLETQLAAIFAEVLGIETLTAEDDFFAMGGHSLMAMKLAADIRRELAVPVTVGQIMVNPTVEKLALLLQDEDALQAPESAGYGEVLPIRGGNGPALICINSASGFAWQYTGLPKHLGGTYPIVGLQSPRPDGPIATGKDMEETCEMYMKALKQVQPQGPYYLLGYSFGGTVAHTLAVMLQQQGEEVAFLGLLDTYPPESQDWDGPLSEEVRGEIEREKALFLAASDETDADEELAQQRAEMLQDITASYEDAVRLLSGARSSHYDGRVDLFIARRTLPDDYDVDRHWQPFLSQLDKHFFDCSHDDMIAHENVGDIGEQLNRLLSQHPTLQ